One Palaemon carinicauda isolate YSFRI2023 chromosome 4, ASM3689809v2, whole genome shotgun sequence DNA segment encodes these proteins:
- the LOC137639315 gene encoding KRAB-A domain-containing protein 2-like encodes MWPECKVVHGKPRYSQSQGSVERANRDVEAILACWMKDNNTTQWSNGLRFVQWQKNTRFHSRIGRTPYEAMYGEKAHLGISAVNIPEEIMEGIETEEQLAEALSLHCRRTVPTICSGGNERPTGYGSAN; translated from the exons ATGTGGCCAGAATGTAAGGTAGTTCATGGGAAACCAAGATATTCTCAATCACAGGGTTCCGTGGAACGAGCAAACAGAGATGTTGAAGCAATACTCGCTTGCTGGATGAAAGATAACAACACTACACAATggtcaaatggactgcgctttgtTCAGTGGCAGAAAAACACCCGCTTCCATTCAAGAATTGGCAGGACACCCTATGAAGCCATGTACGGAGAAAAGGCTCATCTTGGTATTTCTGCTGTCAACATaccagaagaaataatggaaggcatagagacagaggagcagcttgcagaagcactttcttta CACTGCAGGAGGACTGTTCCAACTATCTGCAGTGGAGGGAATGAAAGACCTACAGGATATGGCTCGGCCAATTAA